The genomic DNA CACGGTCGCACATCGCCTCCACTTCTTGCATAATATGTGTAGATAGAAACACGGTTTTGGTTTCTCCAATCGTTTTTATAAGATGTCTAATATCAACCAATTGGTTGGGGTCTAAACCAGTGGTCGGTTCATCTAATATTAAAACATCAGGATCATGTAATAAGGCATTGGCTAAACCAACACGCTGGCGATATCCTTTAGAAAGCTGTCCTATTTTTTTATGAACTTCAGGTGTTAAGCCAGTAAGCTCAATAACATCATTAATACGTTCTTTAGAAACCTTGTATATGTTAGCATTAAAGTTTAGATACTCTTTAACAAACATGTCCAGATATAATGGGTTATGCTCGGGTAAATAGCCAACACTTTGTTGTACATGTTTAGTGTTTTCTTTTATGTCATATCCATTTACCTTGGCACCGCCTTCACTAGGGTTAATGTAAGTGGTTAATATTTTCATCATGGTCGATTTTCCAGCACCATTAGGACCTAAAAAACCAACAATTTCTGGTTTGTTGACTTTAAACGATATATTGTTTAGAGCTTTCTGTTCGCCATAGCGCTTTGAAACTCCTATTACTTCAATAGACATAATTAAAATTATTTATTCAAAAATAATAATTATATAATGCAATAGAAGTTTTGTTATATAATCTTTAAAACTTTTAAAAAAATCAAAAAAAACCGATAGCACAATTTTGATTTCTTAAAATATTAATTACTTTAGCCGCATAATTATGACAACAACAGTATATTATACATATTTTAACAACTGGTTTTATTTCTTTTTTAGCAAAAGGGACGAGGCGTTGTATGTATAATTTATAACTATAAATTTTAATATGAGTCTCGATGAAAATCGGGACTTTTTTTTGTTCAACTTTTAGTTGAACAACCTCAATGAAGATTGAGGTCTTAATAAAATAAAATTGAATTTTGATCAAAACGGTAGCCATACAAGGAGTAAAAGGATCTTTTCATCATATTGTGTCACAGCAATTTTTTGAAAAGCCTGTCGATGCTATTGAATGTTTAACATTCGATAGGGTTGTTGAATCTTTAATAACTAAAGAATGCGATGCAGCCATTATGGCTCTGGAAAACTCTATAGTAGGATCTATTATTCCTAATTATGCTTTAATAGACACCTATGGTTTACACATTGTTGGAGAGCATTATTTGGATATTCAGCATAACTTAATGGCATTGTCAGGGCAGCGTATTGAAGATATTGAAGAAGTGTATTCGCATCCCATGGCATTGCTACAATGTAAAGAGTTTTTTAAGCAATATCCACATATTAAATTAGTAGAGGATAAGGATACTGCTGAGGTTGCTCAACGTATTCAAGAAAAAAAGCTTAAAGGTATAGGAGCTATTGCAAGCGTACTGGCAGCAGATATATTTGAGTTAGATATTCTGGCAGAGAGTATCCAAACGATAAAGCACAATGAAACACGTTTCGTTATTGTAAAACGAACAAATTCTGAAGTGTCTGAAAATGACATTAACAAAGCTTCGGTTAAATTTGAAAGTGATCATAAACGAGGTAGTTTGGCTGCAATTCTTAATGTGATGAGTGATTGCAAATTGAATTTAACTAAAATTCAATCCTTACCAATAATTGAAACACCTTGGAAATATGCTTTTTTTGTTGATGTTACTTTTGAAGACTATATAGATTTTAAAAAATCAAAATCTATAATTGATATTATGGGAGAAGGATTTAAAGTGTTGGGTGAATATAAAAAGGCCAAATTATGATTGAACCAGCAAATAGATTACAAACGGTAGAAGAATATTACTTTTCAAAGAAATTAAGAGAAGTAAACTTTCTTATAACCAGCGGAAAGCCTATTATTAATTTGGGTATTGGAAGTCCTGATTTACAGCCGCCACAGAAAGTTGTAGAAGCTATAAAGGAAGGATTGCTAGCACCAAATGCACATAAGTATCAAAGCTACCAAGGGCTACCTGAACTAAGAGAAGCTATTGCTGAATTTTATAAAGAACATTTCTCAGTGGCTTTAAGTGCTGCGACAGAGGTTTTACCACTTATGGGTAGTAAAGAGGGTATTATGCATATTTCTATGGCATATTTAAATGAAGGAGACGAAGTATTAATTCCAAACCCAGGATATCCAACATATCAATCTGTTACAAAATTAGTAGGAGCAAAACCTGTTTTTTACGAATTAGATGCAGCAAATAATTGGTTGCCAGATTTTGAAGTTTTAGAAGAATTAGATTTAAGTAAGGTGAAATTGATG from Flavivirga abyssicola includes the following:
- a CDS encoding prephenate dehydratase; this translates as MIKTVAIQGVKGSFHHIVSQQFFEKPVDAIECLTFDRVVESLITKECDAAIMALENSIVGSIIPNYALIDTYGLHIVGEHYLDIQHNLMALSGQRIEDIEEVYSHPMALLQCKEFFKQYPHIKLVEDKDTAEVAQRIQEKKLKGIGAIASVLAADIFELDILAESIQTIKHNETRFVIVKRTNSEVSENDINKASVKFESDHKRGSLAAILNVMSDCKLNLTKIQSLPIIETPWKYAFFVDVTFEDYIDFKKSKSIIDIMGEGFKVLGEYKKAKL
- the gldA gene encoding gliding motility-associated ABC transporter ATP-binding subunit GldA, producing MSIEVIGVSKRYGEQKALNNISFKVNKPEIVGFLGPNGAGKSTMMKILTTYINPSEGGAKVNGYDIKENTKHVQQSVGYLPEHNPLYLDMFVKEYLNFNANIYKVSKERINDVIELTGLTPEVHKKIGQLSKGYRQRVGLANALLHDPDVLILDEPTTGLDPNQLVDIRHLIKTIGETKTVFLSTHIMQEVEAMCDRVIIINKGEIVADKKLSELRDAKEQIVIVEFDYRVEDAFLLKLPKVKHVANTHGFVYEVTFSTSEDMRSYVFDFAHDNQLKILQLNQKNASLESLFRDLTSK